A window from Drosophila yakuba strain Tai18E2 chromosome 3L, Prin_Dyak_Tai18E2_2.1, whole genome shotgun sequence encodes these proteins:
- the LOC6534757 gene encoding uncharacterized protein LOC6534757 translates to MITGPESRQTHRLLDLKKQQWAKEREEIARMDEMYHHHHTSHHKIERTSIRTYYSNLDLSQTSTSNQTSSHSRRAQGPDMQMILRQPEYRHGNQAYMNQLERYIDDLDGEADADFEDEDESMYRRTRRGSYAPGMPARQMQNPARYAELVPTSLQTAKGRMQNSRQEAQQHLKQQHQQLLLQQQQQQQQQRLRSPSLPAIRQRVRQQDFKTGKPTDIDPGNGPHRLNNPPGGAGNQDGGGGGVQGPPGCQEEDTSGYLSDTPKNPHTPDIWFNDGASQIESISGMGSASVLDGGSVGAVGGGVAGCRRLRRSIQAGTSGAPIPAPIPMPLPHHQPPPGNPLGKIYTVKGRRVPGQGYEPLAADGYMADGYCYMPAPPSSSNMSMSRDVSTSNTYQVHIGNPEQNDFFVHEQHERERARWANFNGGAGHQAPQQPPGWLSRGMHDLKDSEDDVQSMQSSSTYLRGQNAPLDAHTLAERMDKRRKAAEYHNAIKKQLHERELIRKWEQERHRQEEQIEEERIRRQKQLEQERLEFERRTLLEREEAQQKKQQVMLDAIQKAEVAAKLEKQKKRMVRQPSKVSQETDEEESELMRVQSVEEEEDEEEKAGPDEPPFQEEESSNTPRGAPPVMTEEKVLIGTPINLRRTITKPIKQPKDPRKEETKEATQTKRQASFLGEDKENVALLMQPATLIPLPVTSDIFGLQNAIGNLQIATYFMQQPMQKAPQTPGCYSKATMTHRTDTSIYTEDGYQAEKEEDPLTTARSGRTDLVTASGCFSPDSLEVDVSPALVPETDKLALIPLKTPLQLGNSNSSDDRDEHSHEVGHQADVETQTELPLNCDLCLFHDNFYKVLLKREVSTTTTTQTSKSQTQPAKESTAEKDHETTTTTTTTTTTTFKAKSKDKDKDKNLKKNLIKDKDANKMDDRPKWGVNRPVVQYVKASDRDPFCLRKKKNHPSTAKPPRSLSMDSRLDSVALPEDRLINITGGPPSAAGEQEEEGFLLKARNVCTEILPIKTDDKGRIFLNFREASAIMNEDEIKDKLRQKYFNFGRILPRRSWASATQHALPFSAVTTAPPQGTVGVGDLADD, encoded by the exons ATGATTACGGGACCGGAGTCCAGGCAAACGCACCGGTTGTTGGACTTGAAGAAGCAGCAATGGGCTAAGGAGAGAG AGGAAATAGCGCGCATGGATGAGATGTACCATCATCACCACACCTCGCACCACAAAATCGAACGCACCTCCATTCGCACCTACTACTCCAACCTGGATCTCAGCCAGACTTCGACCTCCAATCAAACTTCGAGTCACTCGCGACGAGCCCAGGGTCCGGATATGCAGATGATCCTGCGCCAGCCGGAGTATCGCCATGGCAATCAGGCCTATATGAATCAGTTGGAGCGCTACATCGACGATCTGGATGGAGAGGCCGATGCGGACTttgaggacgaggatgagtCCATGTATCGAAGGACCAGGAGGGGAAGCTATGCACCCGGAATGCCAGCTCGCCAGATGCAGAACCCTGCCCGCTATGCGGAACTAGTGCCCACATCTCTTCAAACTGCCAAGGGAAGAATGCAGAACTCCCGACAGGAGGCGCAGCAACATTtgaagcagcagcaccagcaactcttgctgcagcaacagcagcagcagcaacagcaacgccTGCGGAGTCCCAGTTTGCCAGCCATTAGACAGAGGGTGAGGCAGCAGGACTTCAAGACGGGGAAACCAACTGACATTGATCCCGGCAACGGGCCACATCGATTAAACAATCCCCCGGGCGGCGCTGGCAACCAAGATGGCGGAGGTGGCGGAGTCCAGGGGCCTCCTGGTTGCCAGGAGGAGGACACTTCCGGCTATCTGAGCGATACGCCCAAGAATCCCCACACCCCGGACATTTGGTTCAACGACGGGGCCAGTCAAATCGAGAGCATTAGTGGCATGGGCAGTGCCAGTGTCCTGGATGGCGGGAGTGTGGGCGCCGtgggagggggcgtggctgggtGCAGACGCCTCCGCCGATCGATACAGGCGGGCACTTCAGGTGCACCAATTCCTGCGCCGATTCCCATGCCCTTGCCCCATCATCAACCGCCCCCGGGAAATCCGCTGGGTAAGATATACACCGTCAAGGGACGACGTGTGCCAGGGCAGGGATACGAGCCACTCGCCGCCGATGGATACATGGCCGATGG ATACTGCTATATGCCTGCACCGCCGAGCTCATCGAACATGAGTATGAGCCGCGATGTCTCCACCTCGAACACCTACCAGGTGCACATAGGCAATCCGGAGCAGAATGATTTCTTTGTCCATGAGCagcacgaaagagagagggcTCGCTGGGCCAACTTTAATGGTGGAGCTGGTCATCAGGCACCGCAGCAGCCGCCAGGATGGCTGAGTCGCGGAATGCACGATCTTAAGGACAGTGAGGACGATGTGCAATCAATGCAGTCATCCTCCACCTACTTGAGGGGGCAGAATGCCCCTCTAGATGCTCATACACTGGCCGAAAGAATGGACAAAAGACGCAAGGCTGCGGAGTACCATAATGCCATCAAAAAGCAACTTCACGAACGGGAATTGATAAGGAAATGGGAACAGGAACGCCATCGGCAGGAGGAGCAGATCGAGGAGGAGCGCATCCGTAGGCAGAAGCAATTGGAGCAGGAACGTCTGGAATTTGAGAGAAGAACCCTCCTGGAACGCGAAGAGGCCCAGCAGAAGAAACAGCAAGTAATGCTGGATGCCATACAGAAAGCTGAAGTGGCTGCCAAGTTGGAGAAACAAAAGAAGCGAATGGTGCGCCAGCCATCTAAAGTTTCTCAAGAAACCGACGAGGAAGAGTCCGAGCTAATGAGAGTTCAATccgtggaggaggaggaagatgAGGAGGAAAAAGCTGGGCCAGATGAGCCACCGTTTCAAGAGGAAGAATCATCCAATACACCACGTGGTGCACCTCCAGTTATGACAGAGGAAAAAGTTTTGATAGGCACCCCCATCAACCTTCGACGCACCATCACGAAACCCATCAAACAGCCCAAGGATCCCAGAAAAGAGGAGACCAAAGAGGCTACTCAAACCAAGAGACAAGCCTCTTTCCTGGGCGAAGATAAGGAAAATGTGGCTCTGCTCATGCAACCAGCTACCCTTATTCCATTGCCCGTTACCAGCGATATTTTCGGGCTCCAAAATGCCATTGGCAACCTTCAGATAGCCACTTATTTTATGCAACAACCCATGCAGAAAGCACCACAGACACCGGGCTGCTATTCGAAAGCCACGATGACTCATCGCACAGATACCTCCATTTACACCGAGGATGGTTACCAGGCGGAAAAGGAGGAGGATCCACTAACGACTGCAAGATCTGGAAGAACGGATTTGGTGACCGCCAGTGGGTGCTTCTCCCCAGATTCACTGGAGGTAGATGTGTCTCCAGCTTTAGTACCCGAAACAGATAAACTGGCATTGATACCTCTGAAGACACCTCTTCAACTAGGGAATTCGAATAGTTCAGACGACAGAGACGAACATAGTCATGAGGTGGGTCACCAAGCGGATGTGGAGACCCAAACGGAGTTGCCCCTCAATTGCGATCTCTGCTTGTTCCACGATAACTTCTACAAGGTGTTGCTCAAACGGGAGgtttccaccaccaccaccacccagaCATCGAAATCTCAGACCCAACCCGCAAAGGAATCAACTGCTGAAAAAGATCATGAGACCACAACCACtacaaccaccaccacaacaaccacaTTTAAGGCTAAGAGTAAGGACAAGGACAAAGACAAGAATTTGAAAAAGAACTTAATCAAAGATAAGGACGCCAATAAGATGGATGATCGGCCCAAGTGGGGCGTCAATCGTCCGGTGGTCCAGTATGTGAAAGCCAGTGATCGGGATCCATTTTGCCtgagaaagaagaaaaaccaCCCGAGCACCGCCAAGCCACCCAGATCCTTGTCAATGGACTCCCGCTTGGATAGTGTGGCTCTCCCCGAAGATCGGCTAATAAATATCACCGGAGGACCTCCATCTGCAGCGGGTGAACAAGAAGAGGAGGGCTTCCTTCTCAAAGCCCGCAATGTCTGCACCGAAATTTTACCCATTAAGACCGATGACAAGGGCCGGATTTTCCTCAATTTTCGCGAGGCCAGCGCCATAATGAACGAGGATGAGATAAAGGACAAGCTGCGACAGAAGTACTTTAATTTTGGCAGGATCCTTCCCAGAAGAAGCTGGGCCTCGGCCACCCAGCACGCACTGCCCTTTAGTGCGGTCACCACTGCTCCTCCACAAGGTACAGTGGGAGTAGGTGACTTGGCGGATGATTGA